Proteins encoded in a region of the Cyclopterus lumpus isolate fCycLum1 chromosome 23, fCycLum1.pri, whole genome shotgun sequence genome:
- the LOC117726221 gene encoding small integral membrane protein 30-like encodes MAPRVELTNAAAIPMLVLLSLVRPAEAYDAGDTLALLLCTVLAVVGVCAFLGCYARRRNAQL; translated from the coding sequence ATGGCTCCCAGAGTTGAACTCACGAACGCCGCAGCGATCCCCATGCTGGTGCTCCTGTCTCTGGTCCGGCCGGCGGAGGCTTACGATGCGGGCGACACTCTGGCCCTGCTCCTGTGCACCGTCCTGGCCGTGGTGGGTGTCTGCGCCTTCCTCGGCTGCTACGCACGGAGACGGAACGCGCAgctgtga